One Coffea arabica cultivar ET-39 chromosome 5e, Coffea Arabica ET-39 HiFi, whole genome shotgun sequence DNA segment encodes these proteins:
- the LOC113690568 gene encoding polyphenol oxidase I, chloroplastic-like has translation MASLSTPLQSSTAYSSSSTLSSCPFSTKPSQFYLSAKRNYHQFTVSCKNNESHEQVNNPDRRDVLLGLGGLYGASNLIINPFAMAAPIAAPEISKCGPPADLPPGAVVTDNCCPPMPGKVIDYKLPPPPKVFRFRPAAHLVKKDYIEKLNKAVELMKALPADDPRNFTQQANVHCAYCNGAYVQPGSDQEISVHYSWLFFPFHRWYLYFYERILGKLIGDPSFGLPFWNWDNIGGMTIPSIFMDQSSVLYNENRNQSHLPPTVVDLGYNGTDRDATCTERIENNLAIMYRQMVTNATTGRDFFGKEYRAGDEPNAFAGAGSIEASPHIPIHRWVGDPRQPNGEDLGNFYSAGRDIVFYSHHANVDRMWTIWQQLGGKRKEVPDPDWLNSSFIFYDENAQPVRVKVRDSFSNDRMGYIYEKVDIPWLKNKPVARVRKSRVAFTSGAPPADKVFPGPLDKIVKVLVKRPKLSRSKRQKEDEEERLVVYGIEFSMDKYVKFDVFINDEDDNPNDFAKSEYVGSFANLPHKVKSGMKAKTTQTFELTEILEDLEVEDDDALLVTLVPNTALTIDGIKIEVAA, from the coding sequence ATGGCATCTCTTTCAACTCCCCTTCAAAGCTCCACTGCCTACTCCTCCTCCTCTACTCTGTCCTCCTGCCCTTTCTCTACCAAGCCATCACAGTTTTACCTCAGTGCCAAACGTAACTATCATCAGTTCACGGTTTCATGCAAAAACAATGAAAGCCATGAACAAGTTAACAATCCTGATAGGAGGGATGTGCTTTTGGGGTTGGGTGGCCTTTATGGCGCCTCAAACCTCATCATCAACCCTTTTGCCATGGCAGCTCCTATAGCCGCCCCAgaaatctccaaatgcggtccACCGGCGGACTTACCTCCAGGAGCAGTTGTCACTGACAATTGCTGTCCGCCGATGCCCGGAAAAGTCATTGACTACAAACTCCCTCCACCACCTAAGGTGTTCCGTTTTAGGCCAGCTGCTCATTTGGTCAAGAAAGACTATATTGAAAAACTTAACAAGGCGGTCGAGCTCATGAAAGCTCTGCCAGCTGATGATCCCCGTAATTTTACCCAACAAGCAAATGTTCATTGCGCTTATTGCAATGGTGCCTACGTCCAACCAGGCTCTGATCAAGAAATTTCAGTCCATTACTCGTGGTTATTCTTCCCTTTTCATAGATGGTATTTGTACTTCTATGAAAGAATCTTGGGAAAGCTAATAGGCGATCCCAGTTTTGGACTGCCCTTTTGGAACTGGGACAACATTGGTGGCATGACCATACCGTCCATATTTATGGACCAATCGTCAGTATTGTATAACGAAAATCGTAACCAAAGTCATCTGCCACCAACGGTCGTGGACTTGGGGTATAATGGTACGGATAGAGATGCAACATGCACAGAAAGGATAGAAAACAATTTGGCGATCATGTACCGTCAAATGGTCACTAATGCCACCACTGGCAGAGATTTCTTTGGAAAGGAATACCGGGCCGGCGATGAGCCCAATGCCTTTGCTGGCGCAGGGTCCATCGAGGCCAGTCCCCATATTCCAATCCACAGGTGGGTCGGCGATCCAAGGCAGCCAAATGGTGAAGATTTGGGTAATTTCTACTCAGCTGGAAGAGATATTGTGTTCTATAGCCATCATGCAAATGTGGACCGGATGTGGACAATTTGGCAACAATTGGGAGGTAAAAGGAAGGAGGTCCCCGATCCAGATTGGCTGAATTCTTCCTTCATTTTCTACGATGAAAATGCTCAGCCTGTCCGCGTGAAAGTTCGTGATTCTTTTAGTAATGATAGAATGGGATATATTTACGAAAAGGTGGATATTCCCTGGCTTAAGAATAAGCCTGTGGCCCGCGTGAGAAAATCTAGAGTGGCTTTCACTTCCGGGGCACCACCAGCCGATAAGGTCTTCCCTGGACCCCTTGACAAGATCGTGAAAGTGTTGGTCAAGAGGCCCAAATTATCAAGAAGCAAGAGGCAAAAGGAGGACGAGGAAGAGAGATTGGTGGTGTACGGGATCGAGTTTTCCATGGACAAGTATGTTAAGtttgatgttttcattaatgatgaagatgataatCCAAACGATTTTGCTAAGTCCGAGTACGTTGGGAGCTTTGCAAATTTGCCACACAAGGTTAAAAGTGGCATGAAAGCTAAGACTACTCAAACCTTTGAGTTGACTGAGATTTTGGAGGACTTAGAAGTTGAAGACGACGATGCCCTGTTGGTGACTTTGGTGCCAAATACTGCTCTTACCATTGATGGCATCAAGATTGAGGTTGCTGCTTGA